The Jiangella sp. DSM 45060 genome contains the following window.
CTGCTCACGACGATGGACGGGCCTGAGCGCGAGGCGGTGGCGAAGGAGTTCCAGCGCCAGATCGTGGCGGACTCGCCGGCGGTCTTCCTGGCCCAGCCGCACTACGTCGTGGCCCGCCGCGACCACGTCAAGGGCATCACCGCCTACCCGTCGCGCACGATCCGGTTCGACGAGATCGAGCTGGCGCGATGAACGCGGCGCCATGAGCAGGCTGATCGGCCGGCGCCTGGCGCTGCTCGTCCCGCAGCTGCTGCTGATCTGCTTCGTCAGCTTCCTGCTGATCCAGCTGACCCCGGGCAGCCAGGCCCGGGCTCGGCTGGGCAGCAGCGCGTCGGACGAGGCGGTGGCGGCGCTGGAGGACGAGCTGGGGCTGAACGACCCGTGGCCGGCGCAGTTCGTCCGCTACCTCGGCGGGCTGCTGCGCGGCGACCTCGGCACGTCGTGGACGACCGGCCAGCCGGTGCTCGACGACATCGCCCGCCGGGCCCCGGCCACGCTGGAGCTGATCACCGTGTCGTTCGCGGTGATCATCGTGCTGGCGCTGCTGCTGGGGCTGGCCGGCGGGTTCGCCCGGAACCTGCTGGGCCGCATCGGCGACAAGATCAGCTACGTGTACTCGCTGATGGCGGGCGCGGTGCCGGACTTCTGGTTCGCCATGATCATGGTGTTCGTCTTCTACTACACGTTCCCGATCGCGGTCGCGCCGGTCGGCCAGTACGACGAGGCGTTCGGCTCACCGGACGTGATCACCGGCTCGGTGCTGATCGACACCGTCGTCACCGGCGACGTCGACGTGCTCGTGAGCCACCTCGACCACCTGATCCTGCCGGTGCTCACGCTGGTCTTCATCAACACCGCGCCGATCCTGCGGATGGTCCGCAGCAGCGTCGGCGAGGCGCTGACGTCGGGCTACATCACCCTCGCCCGCGCGAACGGGCTGCCGCAGCGGCGCATCGTCGGGTACGCGCTGCGCAGCGCGCTGCCGCCGATCGTCACGCTGGCCGGCGTCTGGTACACGATGCTGATCGCCGGCGCGGTGCTCACCGAGACCATCTTCAGCTGGGGTGGTGTCGGCCAGTACGCCGTCCAGGCGGTGCAGAGCGCCGACTGGGCCGCACTGCAGGGCGTCGTCCTGCTGGCCGCCCTGCTCTCGCTGCTCGTCTACCTGGCGATCGACCTCGTGCACGCCTGGATCGACCCGCGGGTCCGCGCCACCGGAGGGACCCGATGACCACCGTCGCCCCCACGCCCACGTCCACGCCGGCCCGGCGGCGCAACCCGCAGCTGCTGATCGGGCTGATCGCCGTCGCGGTGATCCTGCTGGTGGCGCTGCTCGCGCCGCTGCTGGCCACCCACGACCCGCTGCGGGTGTCGGGGCCGGTGCTGCAGCCGCCGTCGGGCGAGCACTGGCTCGGCACCGACCGGTCCGGCCTGGACATCTACTCCCGGGTCGTCTACGCGCCCCGCGTCGACCTGCTGCTGGCCGGCGTCGGCACGCTGCTGGCGGCGCTGCTCGGCGTGCCGCTGGGCGCGCTGGCCGGGTACGCGCCGGGCGTCGTCGGCGAGGCGATCAGCCGGACGCTCGACGTCGTGCAGGCGTTCCCGTTCTTCATCCTGGCGATGTGCCTGCTCGGGATCGTGGGCGGCTCGCTGCCGAACATCATCGCGGTGCTGGCGATCGTCAACGCCCCGATCTACGCCCGGCTCATGCACAGCCAGACCCGTACGCTGCGCGGCCGGATGTTCATCGACGCCGCCCGCGTCTCCGGCTGCCGGCCGCGCCAGGTGATCCTCGGCCACATCGTGCCGAACTCGCTGAGCCCGATCCTCGCGCAGATGTCGGTGACCCTCGGCATGTCGATCATCCTGGTCGCCGGTGTGAGCTTCGTCGGCGCGGGCGTCGAGCCGCCGACGGCGGAGTGGGGCGTGATGATCGGCGACGGCTCCGGCGGCATGTTCACCGGGCAGTGGTGGCCGGTGGTCTTCCCCGGCATCGCGCTGGCGCTGACCGTCGTCGCGTTCGCGCTCGTCTCCAACGGCATCACCGTCGCCAACCAGCAGAGGAGCCGTCGTGGCTGACACCCCTGTGCTCGACGTCGCCGGCCTGGAGGTCGGCAACGACGCGGACCGCCCGTTCACCCTCGGCCCGCTGGACCTCGCCCTGGCGGCGCGCGAGATCGTCGGCGTCGTCGGCGACTCCGGCGCCGGCAAGTCGCTGCTCGTCTCGACGCTCACCCAGACGCTGCGCCCGTCGGCCACCGTCGTCAGCGGGCAGGTGCGGTTCGAGGACGCCGACCTGCTGACGCTGGACCACCGGCGCCAGCAGCGCATCCGCGGCGCCCGGATCGGGTTCATCGGGTCGAACCCGCACGGGCTGCTGCACCCGATGCTGCCGGTCGGCCGGCAGGTGGCGAACGTGCTGCGGGCACACGAGGCGGTCTCCAGGACCGAGGCCCGGGCCCGGGTGCTGGACATGTTCAGCGCGGTCGGCATCCCGGACCCATCCCGCCGCCTGGACGCGTACCCGCACGAGCTCAGCGGCGGGATGGCGCAGCGCGTCGTCATCGCCGTCGGGCTGATCTGCGACCCGGACCTCATCGTCGCCGACGAGCCGACCGCCGGCCTGGACGTCACCATCCAGGCGCAGGTGCTGGAGCTGATCGAGGCGCTGGTGCGGTCGCGGGAGAACCGGGCGCTGCTGCTGGCCACCCGCGACCTCGGCATCGTCGCGCGGTTCTGCGACCGCGTCGTCGTCCTGGACGACGGCCGGGTGGCCGAGCAGGGCCCGGTGCGCGACCTGTTCCGCACACCGGAGGCCGCGATCAGCCGCGAGCTGCTCACCGCGGCGCGGGGATTCTAGGAGGCGGCGATGACCCACGACGAGACGGTGCTGGAGTGCGCCGAGCTGGTCCGGCACTTCCCGGTCAAGGGCAGCGACAAGGTCGTGCAGGCCGTCAACGACGTGTCGCTGACGTTCGGCGCGGGCGAGACGGTGGCGCTGGTCGGCGAGAGCGGCTCGGGCAAGACGACAGTCGGCCGGATGATCCTCGGCCTGCTGGCGCCGACGTCCGGGCGGATCGTCTACCAGGGCACGGCGCTGGACGAGATGGACCGCCGGCAGCGGCGCGACTACCGCGCCGGCGTCCAGGCGGTGTTCCAGGACCCCTACGACTCGCTCGACCCGCGCCGCCCGGTGCTGGCCAGCGTCCGCGAGCCGCTGCGGCGGCTGGAACTGGAGGAGTCGTCGCGCGACGGCACGCGGCGCGCGATGGCGGCGCTCGAGGCGGTGGGGCTGGCCGGCATCACGCCGAAGACCCGGCCGCACGACCTCAGCGGCAGCGCCTGCCAGCGGGTCGGGATCGCCCGCGCGCTGGTGACGCGGCCGCGGTTCATCGTGCTGGACGAGCCGACGTCGGCGCTCAGCCCGATCGCCCGGGCCGAGGTGATGCGGTCGCTGCACGACGTGCAGCAGTCCACCGGCGTCTCGTACCTGTTCATCACGCACGACCTCGCCGTCGTCGAGTCGCTGGCGCACCGGGTCGCGGTGATGTACCTCGGCCGCGTCGTCGAGGCGGCCGCCTCCGGCGACGTGTTCGCTCGCCGGCTGCACCCCTACACCGAGGCGCTGCTCGGCTCGGTGCTCTTCCCCGACCCGGACCGGCTGGACGGGTTCGGGGTGCTGCGCGGCGAGATCCCCAGCCCGATCGACCTGCCGCCTGGCTGCGCCTTCGCCTCGCGGTGTGCCATCGCCGGCGACGACTGCCGCACGGCGGTCCCGCCGCTCATCGACGACGCCGTCGCCGGGCACCACGTGGCCTGCATCCGTCAGCGGACCCGCAGCCGCGACCGGCAACTGACGTCCACCCTCAGGAAGGAGACCCCCTGATGACCGATCTCTCCGGCAAGGTCGCCCTGATCAGCGGCGCGGCCCGGGGCCAGGGGCGCTCGCACGCGCTGGCGCTCAGCCGCGCCGGCGCCCGGATCGTCGGCTTCGACCTCTGCGAGCAGATCCCCGCGACGAAGATCCCGATGTCGTCGCCGGCCGATCTGGAGGAGACGAGGAAGCTGGTCGAGGCCGCCGGAGGCGAGATGCTGGCCGTCCGGGCCGACGTCCGCGACTCTGCTCAGACCAGCGCCGTCGTCGACCAGGCGATGGACCGGTTCGGCCGTATCGACATCGTCGTCGCCAACGCCGGCATCGACTCCATCGACGCCACCATCGACATGCCCGACGAGGCCTGGGACGCCGTCATCGACGTCAATCTCACCGGCGTGTTCCGCACCATCCGCCCGGCGCTGCGGCCGATGATCGAGGCCGGCCGCGGCGGATCCATCATCGTCACGTCGTCCTGCGCGGGCCTCACGCCGTACCCCAACCACGTGCACTACGGCGCGGCGAAGTACGGCGTCATCGGCGTCACCCAGTGCCTGGCGCTGGAGCTGGCCGCGCACCGCATCCGCGTCAACGCGCTGGCGCCGTCGGCCGTCGGGACCGACCTCGCGCTCAACCCGGTGCTGTTCAAGCTGTTCACCGGGAAGGCGGACGCCACGGCCGAGGACGCCGCGCCGATCTTCCAGAGCCTCAACCTGATCGAGCGGCCGTGGCTGGAGCCGGAGGAGGTCAGCAACGCCGTGGTGTGGCTGTCCGGCGACGAGACCCGCGCGATCACCGGCATCGTGCTGCCGCTGGACCTCGGCTTCATGATCAAGGGCCCGTTCAACGCCCGCGACGCGGCCATGCGCCTGGACGGCAGCAGCTCCGAGGGACTGGTCTCGTGACCGACGCCTGGCGCGAGCGCTTCCTCGCCGTCTACGAGG
Protein-coding sequences here:
- a CDS encoding mycofactocin-coupled SDR family oxidoreductase; its protein translation is MTDLSGKVALISGAARGQGRSHALALSRAGARIVGFDLCEQIPATKIPMSSPADLEETRKLVEAAGGEMLAVRADVRDSAQTSAVVDQAMDRFGRIDIVVANAGIDSIDATIDMPDEAWDAVIDVNLTGVFRTIRPALRPMIEAGRGGSIIVTSSCAGLTPYPNHVHYGAAKYGVIGVTQCLALELAAHRIRVNALAPSAVGTDLALNPVLFKLFTGKADATAEDAAPIFQSLNLIERPWLEPEEVSNAVVWLSGDETRAITGIVLPLDLGFMIKGPFNARDAAMRLDGSSSEGLVS
- a CDS encoding ABC transporter permease translates to MSRLIGRRLALLVPQLLLICFVSFLLIQLTPGSQARARLGSSASDEAVAALEDELGLNDPWPAQFVRYLGGLLRGDLGTSWTTGQPVLDDIARRAPATLELITVSFAVIIVLALLLGLAGGFARNLLGRIGDKISYVYSLMAGAVPDFWFAMIMVFVFYYTFPIAVAPVGQYDEAFGSPDVITGSVLIDTVVTGDVDVLVSHLDHLILPVLTLVFINTAPILRMVRSSVGEALTSGYITLARANGLPQRRIVGYALRSALPPIVTLAGVWYTMLIAGAVLTETIFSWGGVGQYAVQAVQSADWAALQGVVLLAALLSLLVYLAIDLVHAWIDPRVRATGGTR
- a CDS encoding ABC transporter ATP-binding protein; this encodes MTHDETVLECAELVRHFPVKGSDKVVQAVNDVSLTFGAGETVALVGESGSGKTTVGRMILGLLAPTSGRIVYQGTALDEMDRRQRRDYRAGVQAVFQDPYDSLDPRRPVLASVREPLRRLELEESSRDGTRRAMAALEAVGLAGITPKTRPHDLSGSACQRVGIARALVTRPRFIVLDEPTSALSPIARAEVMRSLHDVQQSTGVSYLFITHDLAVVESLAHRVAVMYLGRVVEAAASGDVFARRLHPYTEALLGSVLFPDPDRLDGFGVLRGEIPSPIDLPPGCAFASRCAIAGDDCRTAVPPLIDDAVAGHHVACIRQRTRSRDRQLTSTLRKETP
- a CDS encoding ABC transporter permease, which codes for MTTVAPTPTSTPARRRNPQLLIGLIAVAVILLVALLAPLLATHDPLRVSGPVLQPPSGEHWLGTDRSGLDIYSRVVYAPRVDLLLAGVGTLLAALLGVPLGALAGYAPGVVGEAISRTLDVVQAFPFFILAMCLLGIVGGSLPNIIAVLAIVNAPIYARLMHSQTRTLRGRMFIDAARVSGCRPRQVILGHIVPNSLSPILAQMSVTLGMSIILVAGVSFVGAGVEPPTAEWGVMIGDGSGGMFTGQWWPVVFPGIALALTVVAFALVSNGITVANQQRSRRG
- a CDS encoding ABC transporter ATP-binding protein; this translates as MADTPVLDVAGLEVGNDADRPFTLGPLDLALAAREIVGVVGDSGAGKSLLVSTLTQTLRPSATVVSGQVRFEDADLLTLDHRRQQRIRGARIGFIGSNPHGLLHPMLPVGRQVANVLRAHEAVSRTEARARVLDMFSAVGIPDPSRRLDAYPHELSGGMAQRVVIAVGLICDPDLIVADEPTAGLDVTIQAQVLELIEALVRSRENRALLLATRDLGIVARFCDRVVVLDDGRVAEQGPVRDLFRTPEAAISRELLTAARGF